Proteins encoded in a region of the Ornithodoros turicata isolate Travis chromosome 3, ASM3712646v1, whole genome shotgun sequence genome:
- the LOC135389277 gene encoding uncharacterized protein LOC135389277, with the protein MLAAHLSADVPRQRRQTRRGGAGGYARPEVPENRDFTGGPDYGSGPGVTFDDAAPARDSQARPQGPSGHGGHDDGSYDHSKDHGDHGEWRLEDAIPGTPESDYPTFTTIPETSFDCKAQQFQHAGYFADVEARCQVFHICQEDGRHDKFLCPVGTIFNQKYFVCDWWKNVDCNEATSYYNLNDELYKETGPTQQHHGSQGGSQGAAAPAPRPAGQGPAGGGVSDFGTRPQTVPGTPQGSKDYGQDYEAPERGYGGGGRRRGSQAQGSELSQVYYWDD; encoded by the exons ATGCTGGCGGCGCACCTCTCCGCAGACGTACCACGG CAAAGACGTCAGACGAGGCGCGGAGGAGCAGGCGGTTATGCCAGACCAGAAGTTCCGGAGAACCGTGACTTCACTGGTGGACCCGACTATGGTTCGGGCCCTGGGGTGACCTTTGATGATGCGGCTCCGGCTCGCGACTCTCAAGCTAGGCCACAAGGACCATCTGGTCACGGAGGCCACGACGACGGCAGCTACGACCATAGCAAAGACCACGGAGACCACGGAGAGTGGAGGCTAGAGGATGCCATACCAGGAACTCCAGAGTCTGACTACCCTACCTTCACTACCATTCCTGAAACCAGCTTCGATTGCAAGGCGCAGCAGTTTCAGCACGCCGGATATTTTGCTGATGTTGAGGCTCGGTGCCAG GTGTTCCACATCTGTCAAGAAGACGGCCGCCACGACAAATTCCTTTGCCCAGTGGGTACCATCTTCAACCAGAAGTACTTCGTTTGCGACTGGTGGAAGAACGTCGACTGCAACGAAGCCACCAGCTACTACAACCTCAACGACGAGCTCTACAAGGAGACTGGACCAACTCAGCAACACCACGGCAGCCAGGGTGGCAGCCAAGGCGCTGCAGCTCCAGCACCACGTCCGGCAGGCCAAG GCCCAGCCGGAGGCGGTGTCAGCGACTTTGGAACTCGGCCACAGACCGTCCCCGGAACCCCACAGGGTTCCAAGGACTACGGGCAGGACTACGAGGCACCGGAAAGGGGATACGGTGGCGGTGGCAGACGCCGTGGAAGCCAAGCTCAAGGCAGTGAATTGTCTCAGGTGTATTACTGGGACGACTAG